GCACCTTCTACCAACCACCAACCCCGACTACCCCTTGACCAAAGTCATAGGGGCACCCCCCCGGTTGAACCGCCGCCGGGCGAGCCGCTTCCCGGCCCACACCGATCACCGGAAACGAGGTCCCCCTTGTGACACGTACTCTGCGCACGGTCCTGGCAATGGTGTTACTGCCGCTGGCCGCCGCCTTCACGCTCCTGGTACCCCGGCCGGCAGCCGCGGCGAGCCTGGCCCAGATCACCGGCTTCGGGACCAACCCCACCAACCTCAACATGTACGTCTACGCTCCCGACCACCTGGCGCCCAAGCCCGCCCTGCTGGTCCTGGTCCACTACTGCGGCGGCTCGGCCCAGGGCATCTTCGGCGGCAACGGGCACGACTACGCCACCGCCGCCGACCGGTACGGCTACCTCATCGTCCTGCCCGAGGCGACCCGCGACGGCCACTGCTTCGACGTCTCGAGCCCCGCGGCCCTCAAACGCAACGGCGGCAGCGACTCCACCGGCATCATGTCCATGGTCGACTGGACCCGCCGGCACTACAACGTGGACCCGGCTCGCATCGTGGTCAGCGGCTTCTCCTCCGGAGCCATGATGACCAACGTGCTGGCCGCCGAGTACCCCGACGTCTTCAGCGCGGCCTCCGCGTTCTCCGGAGTGCCGGCGGGCTGCTTCGCCACCACCGACGGCTCCACGTGGAACGGCCAGTGCTCCAGCGGCAATGTCATCAAGTCGGCTCAGCAATGGGGCGACCTGGCCCGTTCCATGTATCCGGGGTACACCGGCGGCTACCCGCGCATGCAGCTGTGGCACGGCACCACCGACACCACCCTCGCCTATCCCAACTACGGCGAGGAGATCAAGCAGTGGACCAACCTCCACAGCCTGAACCAGACACCCGCCGCCACCGACCATCCCCAGTCGTCCTGGACCCGCACCCGCTACGGAGGCACCGGCCAGCAGTCCCCCGTCGAAGGCATCAGCATCGCGAACACGGGCCACACACTGCCGCAGCCCGGCATGCTCGCCTATGCCATCACCTTCCTCGGTCTGGACGGCGGCGGCACCACCACCCCGCCCAGCACCGGTGCGCTGCACGCGGTGGGTTCGGGCAAGTGCCTTGACGTGCCGAACGCGTCGACCACGGCCGGCGTGCAGCTGCAGACCTGGGACTGCCAGGGCGGGGCCAACCAGACCTGGACCCACACCGCGTCCGGGCAGCTGACGGTGACCATGTCCGGTACCACGTTGTGTCTGGACGCCTACAACCACCAGACCACCCCCGGCACCAAGGTGGTGACCTGGCCGTGCAACGGCGGGGCCAACCAGCAGTGGGCGCTGAATTCCAATGGCACGGTCACCGGCGTCCAGTCCGGCCTGTGCCTGGACGTCACCGGAGCGTCCACCGCCAACGGCGCTCCGGTCGGACTGTGGACCTGCAACGGCGGCGCCAACCAGAAGTGGCTCCTGAGTTGATGTTGTCACCGACACCCACGCCCAGCTGCCGACCCGAAAGGATCGCGTATGTGCACCGCAGATCGGCGCAGATCGGCGCCGAAGAAGCGTAGCCTCGCCAAACGCATGCTGACGGCGCTGTTAACACTCAGCCTGCTCGTGCTCACCGTGTGCACGGCGAGTGCCGCCGACGCGGCGGGTTCGTCCAACGTCGTCCCCGTCGCACCGTCGGACTCACCCGCCACGATCACCGCGAATGCGGCGAATGTCGTGCCGTCGTCGCGCCAACTGGCCTGGGAACGGCTGGAAGAGACGGCCTTCCTGCACTTCGGCGTCAACACCTACGACGGCAGGGAGTGGGGCACCGGCACCGAGGACCCGAACATCTTCCAGCCCACCGGTCTGGACACCGACCAGTGGGCGGCCTCACTGAAGAACGCCGGCTTCAAGGAGGCGATCCTCACCGCGAAGCACCACGACGGCTTCCTGCTGTTCCCCTCGAAGTACTCCGCTTTCGGCGTGGCGTCCTCCTCGTGGCTCGGCGGCAAAGGCGACGTGATCAAGAACTTCACGGCTTCCATGCACAAGTACGGCCTGAAAGTCGGCATCTACCTCTCACCCGCCGACCTTCACGAGAA
Above is a genomic segment from Streptomyces sp. R21 containing:
- a CDS encoding PHB depolymerase family esterase; protein product: MVLLPLAAAFTLLVPRPAAAASLAQITGFGTNPTNLNMYVYAPDHLAPKPALLVLVHYCGGSAQGIFGGNGHDYATAADRYGYLIVLPEATRDGHCFDVSSPAALKRNGGSDSTGIMSMVDWTRRHYNVDPARIVVSGFSSGAMMTNVLAAEYPDVFSAASAFSGVPAGCFATTDGSTWNGQCSSGNVIKSAQQWGDLARSMYPGYTGGYPRMQLWHGTTDTTLAYPNYGEEIKQWTNLHSLNQTPAATDHPQSSWTRTRYGGTGQQSPVEGISIANTGHTLPQPGMLAYAITFLGLDGGGTTTPPSTGALHAVGSGKCLDVPNASTTAGVQLQTWDCQGGANQTWTHTASGQLTVTMSGTTLCLDAYNHQTTPGTKVVTWPCNGGANQQWALNSNGTVTGVQSGLCLDVTGASTANGAPVGLWTCNGGANQKWLLS